A window of the Sphaerobacter thermophilus DSM 20745 genome harbors these coding sequences:
- the radC gene encoding RadC family protein: MGADSRATYHLTMREMPADERPREKLRLRGAAALTNAELLAIILNTGVRGATVLDVATRLLVEHDGLPGLARLDFEDLRRSHGIGEAKAAKLKAALELGRRLTVAQPEDRPRVQTPEDIYAVAGSDMGALDQEQLRVVVLDTKNRVLRTVTLYQGSVNSAQVRVAEVFRDAVRLNAPAIAILHNHPSGDPTPSAADVALTAQLVQAAQLLGIDLLDHLIVGHNQFRSLRRMGLGFPAQRG, encoded by the coding sequence ATGGGTGCTGATTCGCGGGCAACCTACCACCTGACCATGCGCGAGATGCCGGCCGATGAGCGCCCGCGCGAGAAGTTGCGCCTGCGCGGCGCTGCCGCGCTCACCAACGCCGAGCTGCTGGCGATCATCCTGAACACCGGTGTGCGCGGCGCGACGGTGCTCGACGTTGCGACCCGCCTGCTGGTCGAGCACGACGGGCTGCCGGGGCTTGCGCGCCTCGACTTCGAGGATCTCCGCAGGTCGCACGGCATCGGCGAGGCCAAGGCCGCCAAGCTGAAGGCTGCACTTGAGCTGGGGCGACGCCTCACCGTCGCCCAGCCGGAGGATCGCCCGCGTGTGCAGACTCCGGAGGACATCTACGCCGTGGCCGGCAGCGACATGGGCGCGCTCGACCAGGAACAGCTCCGGGTGGTCGTGCTCGACACCAAGAACCGCGTGCTGCGCACGGTGACGCTCTACCAGGGGAGCGTCAACAGCGCCCAAGTGCGCGTCGCCGAGGTTTTCCGCGACGCCGTGCGCCTGAACGCCCCCGCCATCGCGATCCTGCACAACCACCCGTCGGGCGACCCGACCCCGTCCGCCGCCGATGTCGCGCTCACCGCTCAACTGGTCCAGGCCGCACAGTTACTCGGCATCGACCTCCTCGACCACCTCATCGTCGGCCACAACCAGTTCCGCTCCCTGCGGCGGATGGGGCTGGGGTTTCCGGCGCAACGCGGGTGA
- a CDS encoding helix-turn-helix domain-containing protein: MSDYRQMNDDLDAYIATLNEGERAEIAAASEALDIAHLLYHARLHRGLTQKEAAARSGLQQQAISRLERAATNITLATLQRYLGALGYTVVLSVRDKKSGRVVAEGSSSPVGMTHVAPTRRPPTRQLATR, encoded by the coding sequence ATGAGCGATTACAGGCAGATGAACGATGATTTGGACGCATACATCGCCACTCTGAATGAAGGTGAGCGTGCTGAGATTGCTGCTGCGTCGGAGGCGCTTGATATCGCGCACCTGCTGTATCACGCGCGGCTTCATCGCGGCCTAACACAGAAGGAAGCCGCAGCAAGATCCGGGCTACAGCAGCAAGCCATCAGCCGACTTGAGCGCGCGGCTACCAACATCACACTCGCGACGCTTCAGCGGTACCTCGGTGCGCTTGGCTACACTGTGGTCCTCTCTGTGCGGGACAAGAAATCGGGGCGAGTGGTTGCGGAAGGTTCTTCGTCACCTGTGGGGATGACGCATGTGGCGCCCACGAGGCGTCCTCCGACCCGGCAGCTGGCGACCCGATGA
- the ffh gene encoding signal recognition particle protein: MFETLSDRLTAVFQRIGNKGRLTEQDVDEAMREVRRALLEADVNYKVVRDFVSAVRERAVGEEVLKALTPAQQVISIVRDELIKILGEERVPLQLAQVPPTIVMVVGLQGSGKTTHVAKIANLLKKEGRRPLMVAADVYRPAAIDQLQTLGGQIDVPVYSEGTKANPVDIAKNAVKLARDRGYTVVLIDTAGRLQIDEPMMQEVERIAEAVKPHEILLVADAMTGQEAVNVAQEFHRRLALTGLVLTKMDGDARGGAALSIRSVVGVPIKYIGTGERIDAVEPFYPDRLASRILGMGDVLTLIERAQAEITEEESRALEEKVLAGQFNFEDFLNQLQQIKRMGPLTQLLEMIPGIGQALRQQQVQISDDEFKHIEAMIFSMTPEERRNPDILKPSRRKRIAAGSGTSVAQVNQLVNQFKQMQKMMAQFGELAGGTGGRRGLRGLMRSRQALAGLGDADLEALMQQGAFPPGMGNPALGGPVPRKATNSPKKGKSKKKKSKGRRR, translated from the coding sequence ATGTTCGAGACACTTAGCGACCGGTTGACCGCGGTCTTCCAGCGCATCGGCAACAAGGGCCGCCTCACCGAGCAGGACGTCGACGAGGCCATGCGCGAGGTCCGCCGCGCGCTCCTGGAGGCGGACGTCAACTACAAGGTCGTCCGGGACTTCGTCAGTGCCGTGCGCGAGCGCGCCGTCGGCGAGGAGGTTCTGAAGGCGCTGACCCCCGCCCAGCAGGTCATCTCCATCGTGCGGGATGAATTGATCAAGATCCTGGGCGAGGAGCGCGTGCCGCTGCAACTGGCCCAGGTGCCGCCGACCATCGTGATGGTGGTCGGCCTCCAGGGTTCCGGGAAGACGACCCACGTCGCCAAGATCGCCAACCTCCTCAAGAAGGAGGGGCGCCGGCCCCTCATGGTCGCCGCCGACGTCTACCGCCCGGCCGCCATCGACCAGCTCCAGACCCTCGGCGGGCAGATCGACGTGCCGGTCTACAGCGAGGGCACCAAGGCCAACCCCGTCGACATCGCCAAGAACGCGGTCAAGCTGGCCAGGGACCGTGGGTACACGGTCGTCCTGATCGACACCGCCGGCCGGCTGCAGATCGACGAGCCGATGATGCAGGAGGTCGAGCGGATCGCCGAGGCGGTCAAGCCGCATGAAATCCTCCTGGTGGCCGACGCTATGACCGGTCAGGAGGCGGTCAACGTCGCCCAGGAGTTCCACCGGCGACTGGCGCTGACCGGGTTGGTCCTGACCAAGATGGACGGCGACGCCCGCGGCGGCGCCGCGCTCTCCATTCGCTCGGTCGTCGGTGTGCCGATCAAGTACATCGGCACCGGCGAGCGCATCGACGCGGTCGAGCCGTTCTACCCTGACCGGCTGGCCTCGCGCATCCTCGGCATGGGCGACGTCCTGACGCTGATCGAGCGCGCCCAGGCGGAGATCACCGAAGAGGAGAGCCGCGCACTCGAAGAGAAGGTGCTCGCCGGCCAGTTCAACTTCGAGGACTTCCTGAACCAGCTCCAGCAGATCAAGCGGATGGGGCCGCTGACGCAACTCCTCGAGATGATTCCCGGTATCGGGCAGGCACTGCGCCAGCAGCAGGTGCAGATCAGCGACGACGAGTTCAAGCACATCGAGGCCATGATCTTCTCGATGACGCCCGAGGAGCGCCGCAACCCGGACATCCTGAAGCCGAGCCGCCGCAAGCGCATCGCGGCCGGCAGCGGCACCTCGGTGGCCCAGGTCAACCAGCTCGTCAACCAGTTCAAGCAGATGCAGAAGATGATGGCCCAGTTCGGGGAGCTGGCCGGCGGCACGGGCGGCCGGCGCGGGCTGCGCGGGCTGATGCGCAGCCGCCAGGCGCTGGCCGGCTTGGGAGACGCCGACCTGGAGGCGCTGATGCAGCAGGGCGCCTTCCCGCCCGGGATGGGCAACCCCGCCCTCGGTGGGCCGGTACCGCGCAAGGCAACCAACTCGCCCAAGAAGGGCAAGAGCAAGAAAAAGAAGTCCAAGGGGCGGCGGCGCTAA
- the ftsY gene encoding signal recognition particle-docking protein FtsY gives MVFSRLFRRRAEPEPKIEAGLKKTRRGIFKDIANLFERSEITEDLFEDLEALLIQADLGVETTLELLDNLRDRIDRERIKQPADAREALRTEMIALLENATRNRKIKIYQRGVPFVILVVGVNGTGKTTTIAKLAKYHQDQGRNVMLVAGDTFRAAAIDQLKVWGERLKVPVIAHDPGADPGAVVFDGMQAAYNRNADILLVDTAGRLHTKYNLMEELKKIRKVMQRHVAEAPQEVLLVIDATTGQNGLVQAKKFAEAVEITDIAIAKLDGTARGGIAFAIARELGTPISYVGTGEQVTALAEFNPVTYVDALFFGEEEEL, from the coding sequence GTGGTATTTAGCAGGCTATTTCGCCGGCGCGCCGAGCCAGAGCCAAAGATCGAAGCTGGTCTTAAGAAGACGCGCCGCGGCATCTTCAAGGACATCGCAAACCTGTTCGAGCGGAGCGAGATCACCGAGGACCTGTTCGAGGACCTCGAGGCGCTCCTGATCCAGGCCGACCTCGGCGTGGAAACAACCCTGGAGTTGCTCGATAACCTGCGCGATCGGATCGACCGCGAGCGGATCAAGCAGCCGGCCGACGCCCGCGAGGCGCTGCGGACGGAGATGATCGCGCTGCTGGAGAACGCCACGCGCAACCGCAAGATCAAGATCTACCAGCGCGGGGTTCCCTTCGTCATCCTGGTGGTCGGCGTCAACGGTACGGGGAAGACGACGACGATCGCGAAGCTGGCGAAGTACCACCAGGACCAGGGACGCAACGTCATGCTCGTGGCCGGGGACACCTTCCGCGCCGCCGCGATCGACCAGCTCAAGGTCTGGGGCGAGCGGCTGAAGGTCCCGGTGATCGCCCACGACCCGGGGGCCGACCCCGGCGCGGTCGTCTTCGACGGCATGCAGGCCGCCTACAACCGGAACGCCGACATCCTGCTCGTCGACACCGCCGGCCGGCTGCACACCAAGTACAACCTCATGGAGGAGCTGAAGAAGATCCGCAAGGTGATGCAGCGGCATGTGGCGGAGGCGCCGCAGGAGGTGCTGCTGGTGATCGACGCCACCACCGGACAGAACGGCCTGGTGCAGGCCAAGAAGTTCGCCGAGGCGGTCGAGATCACCGACATCGCCATCGCCAAGCTCGACGGCACCGCCCGCGGCGGCATCGCCTTCGCCATCGCCCGGGAGCTGGGCACGCCCATCAGCTACGTCGGCACCGGGGAGCAGGTGACGGCCCTGGCCGAGTTCAACCCGGTCACCTACGTCGACGCCCTCTTCTTCGGTGAGGAGGAGGAACTCTAG
- a CDS encoding type II toxin-antitoxin system RelE/ParE family toxin: MEFRVRFYATATGHVPMTEWLNELRDQQPTLHALVLAGLDKLRSRNRHGPPLTACVDRKNKIYELRVGHANIARAFFFFFQHGAEIIVTNGYVKQRQTLNQKELDRARRYKADWEKRHQ, encoded by the coding sequence ATGGAGTTTCGGGTCCGCTTCTACGCCACGGCGACTGGCCATGTGCCGATGACCGAATGGCTGAACGAACTTCGGGACCAACAACCAACCCTTCACGCGCTCGTCCTTGCCGGGCTCGACAAGCTACGCAGCCGTAACCGTCACGGTCCACCACTGACGGCCTGCGTCGACCGGAAGAACAAGATCTACGAACTTCGCGTGGGGCACGCCAATATCGCGCGAGCGTTCTTCTTCTTCTTCCAGCATGGTGCAGAAATCATCGTTACGAACGGCTACGTCAAACAACGACAAACGCTTAACCAGAAGGAACTCGATCGAGCACGCCGATACAAGGCTGATTGGGAGAAGCGACATCAATGA
- the ileS gene encoding isoleucine--tRNA ligase yields the protein MFKPVSTKVDFPAMERETLRWWYESGVVEKYLKRNEKSKKRWSFIDGPITANNPMGVHHAWGRTYKDLYQRFHTMLGERQRYQNGFDCQGLWVEVEVEKELGFTSKQDIEAYGIARFVEKCKERVWKYAAVQTEQSKRLGYFMDWDNSYYTMSDENNYMIWHFLKVCHERGWIYRGADVMPWCPRCATGLSEMEVSEGYQERTHTSLYARFPLEGRDREYLLVWTTTPWTLAANVAAAVHPDLTYQKVKQGDDIYYVAREAVPNAIRGEYEVVGEVKGSDMLGWRYRGPFDELPAEQGVEHRVIPWDAVDAAEGTGIVHIAPGAGREDYQLGKEHNLAVVAPLDENGVYLDGFDWLTGMQVATVAEPIVENLREKGLLYHAYAHTHRYPTCWRCGTDLVFRLVEEWYIAVDPWREQIMEVAKTVRWIPEFGLERELDWLRNMDDWMISKKRYWGLALPIWTCDACGWFDVIGSETELKERAVAGWQEFEGHTPHRPWIDAVKIRCEQCGEIASRIPDVGNPWLDAGIVPFSTLRYRHDREYWREWFPADFITESFPGQFRNWFYSLLAQSTVLVGQAPFRTVLGFATLRDERGEEMHKSKGNAIWFDDAAERMGADVMRWLYLKHNPAQNLNFGFSLGDEARRQFILPLWNSYAFFANYAALDGFNPAEHDVPLAERTLLDRWILSRLQEVVRVVRDRLSDYDSLNAARAIEEFVVEDLSNWYIRRNRRRFWKTESDRDKAAAYLTLHEVLVTVTKLLAPFLPFMTEVMYRNLVLSVDPSAPESVHLTDFPEVDESKVDPDLDRDMAALLHVVGLGRAARARANVKVRQPLPRVLVGSRQDGAVGAIERLKDQLLDELNVKEFEVVANPDEYVTYRVRPNLAVLGPKYGPKLGAIRKALEAADPARIGQLQRAGRPVTLTVDDETVELTPDELLVEVQDREGYSVAEDRDFMVAIDLTITPELRLEGMARDFVRGVQDARKNAGLQIEDTIETVYQATGELAEAIERFADYIKGETLSTDLRPGDPEADGFHREEIKVGKERVAVGITKVGRLAGARAEG from the coding sequence GTGTTCAAGCCCGTTTCAACCAAGGTTGACTTTCCAGCCATGGAGCGGGAGACGCTGCGCTGGTGGTATGAGAGCGGCGTCGTTGAGAAGTACCTGAAGCGCAACGAAAAGTCCAAGAAGCGTTGGTCGTTCATCGACGGCCCCATCACCGCGAACAACCCGATGGGGGTGCACCACGCCTGGGGTCGAACTTATAAGGACTTGTACCAGCGCTTCCACACCATGCTAGGTGAGCGCCAGCGCTACCAGAACGGGTTCGACTGCCAGGGGCTGTGGGTCGAGGTCGAGGTCGAGAAGGAACTCGGGTTCACCTCCAAGCAGGACATCGAGGCTTACGGCATCGCGCGCTTCGTCGAGAAGTGCAAGGAGCGGGTCTGGAAGTACGCCGCGGTGCAGACCGAGCAGTCCAAGCGCCTCGGCTACTTCATGGACTGGGACAACTCCTACTACACGATGTCCGACGAGAACAACTACATGATCTGGCACTTCCTGAAGGTGTGCCACGAGCGCGGCTGGATCTACCGCGGCGCCGACGTGATGCCGTGGTGCCCCCGCTGCGCGACCGGCCTGTCCGAGATGGAGGTGAGCGAGGGTTACCAGGAGCGGACCCACACGAGCCTCTACGCCCGCTTCCCGCTGGAGGGTCGGGATCGAGAGTACCTGCTCGTCTGGACCACGACGCCCTGGACGCTCGCGGCGAACGTGGCCGCGGCTGTTCACCCGGACCTGACCTACCAGAAGGTCAAGCAGGGCGACGACATCTACTACGTGGCGCGCGAGGCGGTCCCGAACGCGATCCGGGGTGAGTACGAGGTCGTGGGCGAGGTCAAGGGAAGCGACATGCTCGGCTGGCGCTACCGTGGCCCGTTCGACGAGCTGCCCGCCGAGCAGGGGGTCGAGCACCGCGTCATCCCGTGGGACGCCGTTGACGCGGCTGAGGGTACCGGCATCGTCCACATCGCCCCCGGAGCCGGGCGTGAGGACTACCAGCTCGGCAAGGAGCACAACCTGGCGGTCGTCGCGCCGCTGGACGAGAACGGCGTCTACCTCGACGGCTTCGACTGGCTCACCGGGATGCAGGTCGCGACCGTGGCCGAGCCGATCGTCGAGAACCTGCGCGAGAAGGGCCTGCTCTACCACGCCTACGCGCACACCCACCGCTACCCGACCTGCTGGCGCTGCGGCACCGACCTGGTCTTCCGCCTGGTCGAGGAGTGGTACATCGCCGTCGACCCGTGGCGTGAGCAGATCATGGAGGTCGCCAAGACGGTCCGCTGGATCCCCGAGTTCGGCCTGGAGCGCGAGCTGGACTGGCTCCGCAACATGGACGACTGGATGATCTCCAAGAAGCGGTACTGGGGTCTGGCTCTCCCGATCTGGACGTGCGACGCCTGCGGCTGGTTCGACGTCATCGGCAGCGAGACCGAGCTGAAGGAGCGGGCCGTCGCCGGCTGGCAGGAGTTCGAGGGGCATACCCCGCACCGGCCGTGGATCGACGCGGTGAAGATCCGCTGCGAACAGTGCGGCGAGATCGCCTCGCGCATCCCCGACGTCGGCAACCCGTGGCTCGACGCCGGCATCGTGCCGTTCTCGACGCTGCGCTACCGGCATGACCGCGAGTACTGGCGCGAGTGGTTCCCGGCCGACTTCATCACCGAGTCGTTCCCGGGCCAGTTCCGCAACTGGTTCTACTCGCTGCTGGCGCAGAGCACGGTGCTCGTTGGGCAGGCACCGTTCCGGACGGTGCTCGGCTTCGCCACGCTCCGCGACGAGCGCGGCGAGGAGATGCACAAGAGCAAGGGCAACGCCATCTGGTTCGATGACGCCGCGGAGCGGATGGGCGCCGACGTCATGCGTTGGCTCTATCTGAAGCACAACCCGGCGCAGAACCTCAACTTCGGCTTCTCGCTCGGCGACGAGGCGCGGCGGCAGTTCATCCTGCCGCTTTGGAACTCCTACGCCTTCTTCGCCAACTACGCCGCGCTCGACGGCTTCAACCCGGCCGAGCACGACGTGCCGCTGGCTGAGCGGACCCTGCTCGACCGCTGGATCCTCTCCCGGCTGCAGGAGGTGGTGCGGGTAGTCCGCGACCGCCTGAGCGACTACGACTCGCTCAACGCGGCGCGCGCCATCGAGGAGTTCGTCGTCGAGGACCTGTCGAACTGGTACATCCGGCGGAACCGGCGCCGCTTCTGGAAGACGGAGAGCGACCGGGACAAGGCGGCCGCCTACCTGACGCTGCACGAGGTGCTGGTCACGGTCACCAAGCTGCTCGCGCCCTTCCTTCCGTTCATGACCGAGGTGATGTATCGCAACCTGGTCCTGAGCGTGGATCCGTCGGCGCCGGAGTCGGTCCACCTGACCGACTTCCCTGAGGTGGACGAGTCGAAGGTCGATCCGGACCTCGACCGCGACATGGCGGCGCTGCTGCACGTCGTCGGCCTCGGGCGGGCCGCCCGCGCCCGGGCGAACGTCAAGGTCCGCCAGCCGCTGCCGCGCGTGCTGGTCGGCTCGCGGCAGGACGGGGCGGTTGGTGCGATTGAGCGTCTGAAGGACCAGCTCCTCGACGAGCTGAACGTCAAGGAATTCGAGGTCGTCGCGAACCCGGACGAGTACGTTACCTACCGGGTGCGTCCGAACCTCGCGGTGCTCGGTCCGAAGTACGGCCCGAAGCTCGGCGCGATCCGGAAGGCGCTGGAAGCCGCCGACCCGGCGCGCATCGGCCAGCTCCAGCGCGCCGGGCGCCCGGTAACGCTCACGGTCGACGACGAGACGGTCGAGCTGACCCCCGACGAGCTGCTGGTCGAGGTCCAGGACCGGGAGGGCTACAGCGTCGCCGAGGACCGCGACTTCATGGTCGCGATTGACCTGACCATCACGCCGGAGCTGCGGCTCGAAGGGATGGCGCGCGACTTCGTCCGCGGTGTGCAGGACGCGCGCAAGAATGCGGGCCTGCAGATCGAGGACACCATCGAGACGGTCTACCAGGCGACCGGCGAGCTGGCTGAGGCCATCGAACGCTTTGCCGACTACATCAAGGGCGAGACGCTCTCGACCGACCTGCGGCCCGGTGACCCTGAGGCCGACGGCTTCCACCGCGAGGAGATCAAGGTGGGCAAGGAGCGTGTTGCCGTCGGCATCACTAAGGTCGGCCGCCTCGCCGGCGCGCGAGCGGAGGGGTGA
- a CDS encoding DUF6510 family protein, protein MSAETLRLDGNAAAGLLGQLFAFDVTMARSTCAGCGQISPLGALLLYGGEMGAVLRCPACESVQMRVVQVRAGYVMEMQGVVHLEVPAVG, encoded by the coding sequence ATGAGCGCCGAGACGCTGCGGCTCGACGGCAACGCGGCGGCCGGGCTGCTGGGGCAGCTTTTCGCCTTCGACGTCACCATGGCGCGCAGCACCTGCGCCGGCTGCGGGCAGATCTCGCCGCTCGGGGCGCTGCTCCTGTACGGCGGGGAGATGGGGGCGGTGCTCCGCTGCCCGGCGTGCGAGTCGGTCCAGATGCGCGTTGTCCAGGTTCGCGCGGGCTACGTCATGGAGATGCAGGGCGTGGTCCACCTGGAGGTCCCGGCGGTCGGGTGA
- a CDS encoding class I SAM-dependent methyltransferase, with protein sequence MHPADIDPLIDAVADDPEQNLPYWAELWPSGIALADAIALRPQTVAGFRVLEIGCGLGVTAIAALNAGADLTVTDYAPESLLLACANCLANAGREPSTLQMNWRKPPDELFDLAGEGFPVVLAADVLYESRDVQPLLGLLGRLVAPGGLLWLAEPRRPVAARFIEIACAQDWELSESDGEWDGPWPDPNDAGVHVRVHRLRRVPSPGS encoded by the coding sequence ATGCACCCGGCGGATATTGACCCGCTGATCGACGCCGTGGCGGATGACCCGGAGCAGAACCTGCCCTACTGGGCGGAGCTCTGGCCGAGCGGGATCGCGCTGGCGGATGCGATTGCGTTGCGCCCGCAGACGGTCGCGGGATTCCGCGTGCTGGAGATCGGCTGCGGGCTGGGAGTGACGGCGATTGCCGCGCTCAACGCCGGGGCCGATCTTACCGTCACCGACTACGCGCCGGAGTCGCTGCTGCTCGCCTGTGCCAATTGCCTCGCCAACGCCGGACGTGAGCCGTCCACATTGCAGATGAACTGGCGCAAGCCGCCGGACGAGTTGTTTGACCTGGCCGGGGAGGGCTTCCCGGTGGTGCTTGCGGCGGACGTTCTCTATGAATCGCGCGATGTGCAGCCGCTCCTGGGGCTGCTCGGCCGGCTGGTCGCGCCTGGTGGGCTGCTCTGGCTGGCGGAGCCGCGGCGGCCGGTGGCGGCCCGCTTCATCGAGATCGCCTGCGCGCAGGACTGGGAACTGAGCGAATCAGACGGCGAGTGGGACGGCCCCTGGCCCGACCCCAACGACGCCGGGGTGCACGTCCGCGTGCATCGGCTGCGGCGAGTGCCTTCCCCGGGATCCTGA
- a CDS encoding ferredoxin reductase, protein MVATRPRLTWRVVTVREIVPETARVVSLVLDVPDWEGHCAGQHIDVRLTAEDGYQAQRSYSIASAPEEPWITITVERLEDGEVSPYLADELRPGDLLELRGPIGGWFTWHTREGGPLLLVAGGSGIAPLMAMLRHRAAHRSPVPVRLLYSSRSADDIIYRDELERLAADDPDLAVIHTLTRAQPKGWTGYRRRIDREMLNEVAWAPEERPRAFVCGPTPLVEAVATLLVDLGYDPASVKTERFGPTGG, encoded by the coding sequence ATGGTGGCCACGCGACCGCGACTCACCTGGCGCGTCGTGACCGTCCGGGAGATCGTGCCGGAGACGGCGCGGGTTGTGAGCCTGGTGCTCGACGTCCCGGATTGGGAGGGGCACTGCGCCGGGCAGCACATCGACGTGCGCCTGACCGCCGAAGACGGGTACCAGGCGCAGCGCAGCTACTCTATCGCCTCGGCCCCCGAAGAGCCGTGGATCACGATCACCGTCGAGCGGCTGGAGGACGGTGAGGTATCGCCCTACCTTGCCGATGAGTTGCGCCCCGGCGACCTGCTGGAGCTTCGCGGGCCGATCGGCGGCTGGTTCACCTGGCACACACGGGAGGGTGGGCCGCTGCTGCTGGTCGCGGGCGGGTCCGGGATTGCGCCACTGATGGCGATGCTGCGGCACCGCGCGGCGCACCGGAGCCCGGTGCCGGTCCGGCTCCTGTACTCGTCGCGCTCCGCCGACGACATCATCTACCGGGACGAGCTGGAGCGGTTGGCGGCGGACGACCCCGACCTGGCGGTGATCCACACGCTGACGCGCGCACAGCCGAAGGGCTGGACCGGCTACCGGCGGCGGATCGACCGGGAGATGCTGAACGAGGTCGCCTGGGCGCCGGAGGAGCGGCCGCGGGCGTTCGTCTGCGGGCCGACGCCGCTGGTCGAGGCGGTGGCGACGTTGCTGGTGGATCTGGGGTACGACCCGGCGTCGGTCAAGACCGAGCGCTTCGGGCCGACGGGAGGGTGA
- a CDS encoding GlsB/YeaQ/YmgE family stress response membrane protein: MGVAIGLIAALIVLLILIKITFTLVGLVFTLLVAAVIGFLAGYIVPGRLPYGVLGAIVAGLAGSWLGTLLIGSIPPHIGGIAVIPAIVGAVILAFGLRLIGSVTGRL, translated from the coding sequence GTGGGTGTCGCGATCGGCCTCATTGCAGCGTTGATTGTCCTCCTGATCCTGATCAAGATCACCTTCACGCTGGTCGGGCTGGTCTTCACGCTGCTTGTGGCGGCGGTGATCGGTTTCCTGGCAGGCTACATCGTTCCTGGACGGCTCCCCTACGGCGTGCTTGGCGCGATCGTGGCCGGGCTTGCCGGGAGTTGGCTCGGCACGCTCCTGATCGGCAGCATCCCGCCGCACATCGGCGGCATCGCTGTTATCCCGGCGATCGTCGGCGCGGTGATTCTGGCCTTCGGCCTGCGCCTCATCGGCAGCGTGACCGGGCGGCTGTAG
- a CDS encoding sulfite oxidase-like oxidoreductase yields MSFISRGFKGRRRTEGVAGRLPPGQYVVDGFPVLSAGPTPRTPLDRWDFSVVGQVDQARRWTWAEFLQLPAEEITRDIHCVTKWSKLDTTWKGVSVDTLLAGVETSADYVLAFCDGGYTTNLPLEDVTGGKAWIAYEYEGQPLEPEHGGPARLLVPHLYFWKSAKWVRGLELLPEDQPGFWESLGYHMYGDPWREQRYWGDE; encoded by the coding sequence GTGAGCTTCATTTCCCGTGGCTTCAAGGGGCGACGGCGGACCGAGGGTGTCGCGGGGCGGCTGCCGCCGGGGCAGTACGTGGTGGATGGGTTCCCCGTCCTCTCGGCGGGACCCACGCCACGCACGCCGCTCGACCGCTGGGACTTCTCGGTCGTCGGCCAGGTGGATCAGGCCCGGCGCTGGACCTGGGCGGAATTCCTCCAGCTCCCGGCCGAGGAGATCACCCGTGACATCCATTGCGTCACCAAGTGGAGCAAGCTGGACACGACCTGGAAGGGCGTGTCGGTCGACACGCTGCTGGCCGGGGTGGAGACGAGCGCCGACTACGTGCTGGCGTTCTGCGATGGGGGCTACACGACCAACTTGCCGCTGGAGGACGTGACCGGCGGCAAGGCGTGGATCGCCTACGAGTACGAGGGACAGCCGCTGGAGCCGGAGCACGGCGGTCCGGCGCGGCTGCTGGTGCCACACCTCTACTTCTGGAAGAGCGCGAAGTGGGTACGGGGGCTGGAGTTGCTGCCGGAGGACCAGCCCGGCTTCTGGGAGTCGCTTGGCTACCACATGTACGGCGATCCCTGGCGGGAGCAGCGATACTGGGGTGATGAGTGA